The genomic stretch CCTGGGAGGCCTCTCCTCTGGCAAAACAGCCCTGGCCCTTTCCCTGGCCCAAAGATTCATCCCCCCTAGAGTCTATATTGGTACAGCCGAACCAATAGACCAAGAAATGGCCCAAAAGATCGCCCAACATCGAGCCGAACGGGACGAAAGCTGGCAGACCGTGGAGGCTCCTTTAGAACTAGGCCGGGCCTTAAGGGAAAGTGATAAAAAAGAAATCAGTCTGATATTAGTGGATGGTCTTGGGGTTTGGCTGGGAAATTTATTCGCCAAAAAGATAGATTATCAAAAATATATAATTGAATTTCTAGACACCCTGTCTTTTGTTGAGACTCCTCTGATAATAGTTTCGGAAGAGGTTGGTCTCGGAGGGATAAGTCCTTCTCCAGAGGTAAGGCGCTGGGGGGAGGCCCTCGGAAAACTCAACCAGGCCCTGGCTGAACGGGCCAAACGGGTGGCTTTAGTGGTAGCCGGGTTTCCCCTCTGGCTTAAGGGAGGAGATTATGAGCCTTCTTGAAAAAACGATTAAGTCCATTGAGCCCGTTAATAGCCAGCTGGAACGGAAAGCTCAGCAACATCTTGACAACCTCACCAAGCCTCGGGGTAGCCTGGGGCGTCTGGAGGAGTTTGCCCGCCGTTACTGTAGCATTATCGGAGATCTTGATCCTCCTTATCCCCGCAAGGTGATCTGTGTCTTTGCTGGAGATCACGGGGTGGCCGAAGAGGGGGTTAGCGCATTCCCCAAAGAGGTCACCTTTCAGATGGTCCGGAACTTCCTCTCTGGGGGGGCGGGAATCAATGTCTTGGCCCGACACGTGGGGGCTGAGGTTCGAGTAGTGGATATCGGAGTTGACCACGACCTTTCAGGTCTCCCGGGCCTTATCCTTCGCAAGGTTGCCTGGGGTACGGCAAATTTCACCAAAGGGCCAGCCATGACCAGGGAACAGGCTATTGCGGCCATTGAAGTTGGTATCGAAATAGCCCGGGAAATGGTTGCCTCCGGCTTCCGTCTTCTTGGCACCGGCGAGATGGGAATCGCCAACACCACGCCGGCAAGTGCCATTACCGCTGTACTTTGTTCCGAGTCTCCGGAGACGGTTACCGGCCGGGGAACAGGGATAGATCAGAAGGCCTGGCAAAAGAAGGTAGAGGTCATCAGGGCGGGCATCGCCCTTAATCAGCCGGACCCGACAGACCCCATCGACGTTTTGGCCAAGGTAGGTGGGTTTGAGATCGGCGGCATCTGTGGCTTTATCCTTGGCGCGGCCGCTCAGGGGTGTCCGGTGGTTCTTGATGGCTTTATCAGTTCGGCCGGGGCCCTGGTAGCCTACAGACTAGCTCCTCAGGTAAGCCAGTATCTTTTTGCCGGTCACTGTTCCGTGGAGCAGGGACACCGAGTTCAACTTTCCCACATGGGCCTGTCCCCCATCATTGATCTTAACCTTCGTCTGGGAGAAGGCACCGGCGCAGCGTTGGCCATGGGCCTCATTGAGGCCGGGCTCAAAATTTACAAAGAAATGGCCACCTTCTCTGGTGCCGGGGTTTCACCTGGAAGCGAGGCCGAAGACATGGGGCCATGAGGAGCCTCCTTTTAGCCCTGCAGTTCCTGACCATCTTTTCCCTAAAAAAAGACCTCTCTCCCCGTTCAGCCAGCGAGATGGCTTGGTCCCAGGCCTTTTTTCCCCTGGTGGGAGGGCTGTTAGGAGGGATTTTGGCCGCTACGGCCTGGGGGGCCTCGAATCTTTTCCCTTCTTCTATTTCAGCCGTCTTGGTCTTAACCCTTCACTTTCTCCTTACCCGAGGGCTCCATGTAGATGGCCTGGCGGATAGTGCTGACGGTTTGATGGGCGGAAGCGACCGAGAAAGGGTCTTAAAGATTATGAAAGACAGCCGGACTGGGGCCATGGGGGTCTCCAGTGTGGTCTTGATGTTTTTGATCAAATTTGCTGCCCTAGAAGTTATAATCTCCCGGAAGATATTTTGGGGAATCGTAGCCGGGCCCATAATTGCCCGGGTGGCTCCGGGAGTATTCTCAGCTATCCTCCCCTATGCTCGCAGCCAAGGTCTGGCTAAAGAAATGGTTTCCCAGGGAAGATGGAGCATTGCTCTGGTGGCCCTTTCTCTGGGGGTAGGGGCCCTTTTTCTTTTCCTCCCGCTCCAAGAATTACTTCTCCTGTTTGTGGCTACCCTTCTCCTGTGGAGCCTTCTTATCTATTACTACTGGCTACGTCTTGGGGGAGTCACTGGAGATCTTCTAGGAGCCACTATAGAACTTACTGAGTCGTTGGTTTGGACTATTATCTGCTGCAACTTAACTAGATAAATTATCGCCATTTTTTGTTTGACTGAAAAAGATAAAATGCTAAGATGGCTTCGTTTTTAAGGAAAAAATAATATTTGGTTTCTTTCTTAAATCCGGGGGTTTTAAAACCAGCTTTTTTAAAGAAGGAGGTAGATTTTATGAATAAGGCGGAACTAGTAGAAAAAATGGCCCAATTGGCTGATGTCTCCAAGGCCACGGCAGAAAGATCCTTAAACGCCTTTATGGAAGCCGTTACCGAGGCCCTCAAGTCTGGAGAGAAGGTCACTCTCGTTGGTTTTGGAACCTTTATGGTAGCCGAAAGGGCAGCCCGAACAGGACGTAACCCCCAGACCGGTGAGAAGATTGAAATCCCTGCCCGGAAGGTGGTTAAGTTCAAGCCCGGTAGCAAGCTGACTTTGTAAAAGTGTCTTTTAGAAAGACGCTTATCGAAAAAAGTTTTCCTCCTCGATCAAAAAGAAAGGGACGCCTAGGCGTCCCTTTCTTTTTTTCGTCTCCCAAACAGAAAAAAATCTTGGTTAAAAAGGTAAATTTCTGGAAAATCTTAGAATTTTTGGAAAAAGAATTTTGCTTTTTATCTAAGCACCATAAATATCTTAACAAAGATTCTCCAATCTTTTATAAAAGAGCTAAATTATAAGCCATTGCTAGCTGGCTAATCTTCTCTTTGATAATCCTTCTTGACAACAATAAAGCTGAGGAGTAAAAGGCTAATTTCATTAATAAGGAGTGCCATATGATAATAGACAAAGACAAAGAACTCATTGCCCAGTGGATAGATAAAGACCCCGAACTCCGCAAATATTATGAAGAACATCAGCGATTGGAGGAACAAATAGAGGAGTTTGTCCGCCGACCATATTTAACTACCGAGGAGGAGATAGAAAAGAAAAGACTTCAGAAAATGAAGCTTGCCGTCAAGGACAAAATACTGGAAATCCTTGAAAAATATCGAAAGGTAGGTGGCTAAAGACAATGAAGATGACCGGTGCTAAGATGATCGTTGAGGCCCTGAAACGGGAAGGAGTGGAGGTGATTTTTGGCTATCCCGGAGGGGCCATAATTGATGTCTATGACGAACTCTACAAAACCCCGGAGATAAGACATGTCCTTGTCCGTCACGAACAGGGAGCTACCCACGCAGCCGATGGCTATGCCCGGGCCTCAGGTAAGGTGGGAGTAGCCATTGTTACTTCCGGGCCGGGGGCAACCAATACCGTTACGGGAATAGCCACGGCCTATATGGATTCCATCCCTATTGTGGTCTTGAGTGGCCAGGTGCCCACAAAGCTCATAGGTAATGATGCCTTCCAAGAGGTGGATATTGTCGGAATCACCAGGCCTTGCACCAAGCACAACTTCTTAGTCAAAGATATCCGGGATCTGCCCCGAATCATGAAGGAAGCCTTCTATATTGCCCGGTCAGGTAGACCAGGCCCCGTCTTGGTGGATCTACCCAAGGATATTCAGCAGGCCAAGGGCGAGTTTGACTACCCGGAGGAGATCAGACTTCGATCTTACAACCCTGTCTACAACCCCCATCCCAAGCAGGTAGAACGGGCCTATCGTTTATTGGAAAAGTCTAGTCGGCCCATCATTCTTGTTGGCGGAGGCGTCATTCACTCTGGGGCCCACGAGGCTGTAAAGGAGCTGGCTGAGCGCCTCAATCTCCCGGTGACCATGACTTTAATGGGCCTTGGCGGATTCCCAGGCACTCATGAGCAGTCCCTGGGAATGTTGGGTATGCACGGCACCTACTACGCTAACATGGCCGTGGCCAACAGTGATCTTATCTTGGCAGTGGGAGCCAGGTTTGACGATCGGGTCACCGGTAAGGTGGACGCCTTTGCCCCCATGGCCAAGATAATCCACATAGATATTGACCCCACCTCCATTCAGAAAAACGTCAAGGTGGATGTCCCCATCGTTGGGGATTGCCGTCTGGCCATTGAGAAACTTCTGGAGATTGTCAGAGAGGTAGATCGGCCGGTCAAGGTTTGGAAGGAACAGTTCAAGGAGTGGTGGGAGCAGATCGATCTTTGGCGGCGACGCTACCCGCTTTCTTATAAGCAAGAAGAAGGGGTTATCAAACCTCAGTTCGTTATAGAAAAGCTTTATGAGCTCACCAAGGGCAGAGCGGTAATTACTACCGAGGTAGGGCAAAATCAGATGTGGACGGCCCAGTTTTACAAATTTGACGAGCCGCGGACCCTTCTTTCATCCGGTGGTTTGGGGACCATGGGCTACGGTTTTCCTGCGGCCATTGGAGCCCAGTTTGCCCGGCCCGATCGGCTCGTTGTGGATGTCGCCGGGGATGGCTCCATCCAGATGAACATTCAAGAGCTGGCCACGGCCATGGAACAGCGCCTGCCCATAAAAATTGTCATCCTCAACAATGGCTTCCTGGGCATGGTTCGGCAGTGGCAGGAGCTCTTCTATGAGCGCCGCTACTCGGCCACCGCCTTTCAGCTAGTGCCGGATTTTGTCAAACTGGCTGAGGCCTATGGGGCTACAGGCATGAAGATTACCCACCCCGATGATGTAGAACCGGCCCTGAAGAAGGCCTTAGAGATCAATTCCCTGGTGATTCTGGATTTTATTATCGCCCCGGAAGAAGGGGTCTTCCCTATGGTTCCGGCCGGAAAGGCCACCACGGAAATGATCCTGGTCTAAAGGAGCTGGGCATGGAAAAAAAGCACACTCTATCGGTTTTGGTTGAAAATACTCCGGGGGCCCTTTCGAGGATCACCGGGCTCTTTAGTGGCCGAGGTTTTAACATAGACAGCCTTTGCGTGGCCGAAACCTTAGATCCCACCCTTTCTCATCTCACCTTGGTCACCCACGGTGACGACATGATCATCGAACAAATCATCAAACAGCTCCGGCGTCTTATAGACGTCTACAGAGTAGTGGATGTCACTGGAGAAGGTGAGTTTGTAGAAAGAGAGATGGCCCTGATCAAGGTCCGGGCCGAGAAGGACACCCGGGCCGAGGTGCTCCGAATGTGTGATATCTTCCGCTGCAAGGTGGTCGATGTTAGTCCCAAGACTTATACCTTGGAGGTCACAGGTCCAGAATCTAAGCTTAAGGCTGTCATTGAGCTTCTACGGCCTATAGGGATAAAAGAGATCGTCAGAACGGGTATCATCGCCATGCAGCGAGAAAAAAAGAGCCTCTAAAAGGAGAGTACCATGAAGATATATTATGAACAGGATGCTGATCTTTCCCTCCTTGAAGGGAAGAAGATAGCCGTCCTTGGCTTTGGTAGCCAGGGTCATGCCCACGCCCAGAATTTAAGAGACAGCGGCCTAGAGGTTATCGTGGGCCAGAGGCCGGGCTCCAAAAACTATGAACGGGCCGTGGCCGCGGGTTTCAAGCCGGTATCGGCAGCAGAGGCCTGCGCGGCGGCAGATGTGATCGTGGTCCTGGTGCCGGATCAGGTTCAGCCAATCCTCTATGAAGAGGCCATTCGGCCTAATCTCAAACCGGGCAAGATGCTCATGTTTGCCCACGGATTCAACATCCATTTTGGTCAGATTGTTCCTCCTGAAGATATAGATGTAACTATGGTAGCCCCCAAAGGGCCCGGGCATCTGGTTCGCCGAGAATATGAACGGGGAGCCGGGGTGCCGGCTCTGGTGGCTGTCTATCAGGATGCCACCGGTAAGGCCTTGGATAGGGCCCTTGCCTACGCCAAGGGTATCGGGGCCGCCCGGGCGGGAGTAATTGAGACCACCTTCCAGGAGGAGACCGAGACTGATCTTTTTGGAGAACAGTGTGTCCTTTGTGGGGGAGTCTCTGCCCTTATCAAGGCCGGCTTTGAGACCTTGGTCGAGGCGGGCTACCAGCCAGAGATTGCCTACTTTGAGTGCTGCCATGAGCTAAAGCTTATCGTTGATCTTATCTACGAAGGTGGACTGGCCTTTATGCGCTATTCCATTAGTGATACTGCAGAGTATGGCGATCTCACCCGGGGCCCCAGGGTCATTGGTCCGGCGGTTAAAGAAGAGATGAAGCGTATCCTGGAGGAGATTCGCTCTGGACAATTCGCCAGGGAATGGATTTTAGAAAATCAGGCCCAGCGTCCGGTAATGAAGGCCCTCAGAAGAAGGGAGGCCGAACACCAACTAGAGGAGGTAGGAGCCAAGCTTCGGGCCATGATGCCCTGGCTGAAGAAATAACTTCTTTTCCTTATTTACCTTGTGGGAGGCGGCATTGAGCCGCCTTTTTTGTTATTCCCTTTAAGGATTGCCCCTTTGATCATCTTTGGATAAGAAAAGGGACATGTTTCCGGCGACAAAGATAAATCGAGAAGGCCTTCCCTTTGTGGGTGGGGCCTTTTTGACGGCCCTTGGAGCCTGGCGCCTTGGCCGGAAGCGACTGGCCCTGGCTGCCTCAGCTACCGGTCTTTTTCTGGCCTATTTCTTTCGGGATCCCTATCGTCGTCCTCCCGAAGATCCGTCCTTTATTTTGGCCCCGGCCGACGGAAGAGTTATTGAAATCACCAGGGCCTATGAGGAAAACTTTCTTAAAGATTACGTCTTTAAGGTGAGCATTTTCATGACCGTCTTTGACGTTCATGTCAATCGAGCGCCGGTGGCCGGAAGAGTTCTTTCTTATATCCACCGACCGGGATGCTTCCTGGCCGCCAACAAGCCAAAGGCCAGCCAGGTAAACGAACGGGCCTATCTTCTTCTTGAGCGAGATGATGGCCAGCGGATCTTGACTGTCCAGGTGGCCGGCCTTCTGGCCCGACGCATTGTCCGCTGGGTCAGGGAAGGCCAGAGCCTGGAGGCCGGAGAGCGATTTGGAATGATCCGTTTTGGTTCTCGACTGGATGTTTATTTTCCCACCCGGGCTCAAATTTTGGTTAGAGAAAAGGAACGAGTCCGGGCAGGAAAGACACCTATTGCTTATCTTCCTATAAGAGACTAAATAGAAAAGATGTCTGTTAGTCGAGAGAGGCACTATCGTAAAGGCCAGGAGCCTCCAAGCCGAAAGGGAGTCTTTTTGCTGCCCAGCCTCTTTACCACAGCCAGTCTTTTCTCTGGCTTCTATGCCCTTATTGCCGCCATAAATGGAGACTTCCTTCGGGCCGCAGTGGCTGTTATCTGCGCGGCCATCTTTGATATCCTCGATGGCCGAGTGGCCAGGGCGACCCACACCGTCTCGCGTTTTGGCACTGAATATGATTCTCTCTCTGACCTGGTCTCCTTCGGAGTTGCTCCAGCCATTTTGGCCTTCCTCTGGGCCCTCAAGCCTTATGGTCGCTTTGGCTGGCTGGCCGCCTTTCTTTATGTGGCCACTACCGCCCTAAGGCTGGCCCGTTTTAACATCCAAACAGGGATCGATCGCCGCTTTTTTGTCGGGCTTCCAAGTCCGGCGGCGGCAGGAATGGTAGCAACCTCTGTTCTCTTCTCCCACTATCTGGGGGCCGATGGTCCGGTAAAACATATCTCTGTCCTGGCCATGATTTACCTTCTTTCATATCTCATGGTCAGTAATATTCGTTACTATAGCTTCAAAACCCTGGGCTTTCTTAACCAGAGGCCATTTTACACCCTGGTAGCCTTTGTCCTTATTTTCATCGTGGTGGCCACTGAGCCCCAGGTGACTCTCTTCTTTTTGGCCGCAGCCTATGTCCTCTCTGGCCCTCTCTTATTCCTCTCCTACCTTCTCCGGAGGAGAAGGGAAGAGTCCTCAGCGGCTACATCCTGATTTTTGTCTGTTTCTGATTTATAATTTAGAATGATTCTAGATTATTTAAAGGAGAGTAAATCATGTCCGAAAGAGTATATATCTTTGACACCACCCTGAGAGACGGGGAGCAGTCCCCCGGGGTTTCCCTCAACGTAGAAGAAAAGCTCCGTATCGCCCAGCAGCTTGAGCGTCTTAAGGTAGATGTTATTGAGGCAGGCTTTCCGGTAGCCTCTCCCGGAGACTTTGAGGCTGTAAAGAGAATCGCCGATGAGGTTAGGGGGCTAGAGGTAGCCGCTCTGGCCCGGGCTAATCAGAGAGATATAGATACCGCCTGGGAGGCCATAAAGAGAGCAGCTTCTCCCCGAATTCACACCTTCATTGCCACCAGTGATATTCACCTGAAATACAAACTTCGCAAAAGCCGGGAAGAGGTTTTGGAGCTAGCCGTATCTGCGGTAAAACATGCCTCCTCTTATACATCCAATGTGGAATTTTCAGCGGAAGATGCCACTCGAAGCGATCTGGCCTTTCTGGCCCAGGTGGTAGAGGCGGTCATTGAGGCCGGGGCCCGGGTGGTCAACATTCCGGATACCGTAGGCTACACCGTGCCCCATGAGTATGAGCGGATCATCTCTTATCTTAAGGAACACGTGGCCAATATCGACCGGGCCATCATCAGTGTCCACTGTCACAATGATTTGGGGCTGGCTGTGGCCAACTCGGTGGCTGCCATCCGGGCCGGGGCCCGACAGATTGAGTGCACCATAAATGGTATTGGGGAGCGAGCGGGCAATGCGGCCATGGAGGAAATCGTTATGATCCTTCGCACCCGTCAAGACGTCTTCCCCTACCATACCGAGATAAATACCCGGCAGATTGTCCCTACCAGTCGTCTGGTAAGTCATCTTACAGGGATGGTGGTTCAACCCAATAAGGCCATCGTGGGGGCCAATGCCTTTGCCCACGAGTCCGGTATTCATCAGGATGGCGTTCTTAAGGAACGAAGCACCTACGAGATCATGAGCCCCGAGGACGTAGGCTGGAGCAAAAGCGCCATTGTCCTTGGGAAGCACTCCGGTCGTCATGCCCTTAAGGCCAAACTGGAGGAGCTCGGCTATCATCTTGCTGATGAAGAACTTGATCGGGTCTTTAGAAGATTTAAAGAGCTGGCAGACAAGAAACAGGAGATCTTTGACGAGGACATCGAGGCCATCGTCGCCGACGAAGTCTTTCGGTTGCCGGATAAATACGAACTCAAGTACCTTAACGTTATCTCGGGGACGACAACCATCCCTACGGCCATGGTTGAAGTCTCTATAGAAGGGCAGGGGACAAAAAGGCTGGCCGGTTTCGGGGTAGGGCCCATCGACGCCGCCTACAATGTCCTGGCTCAGATCACCGGTACCGCCAGCCGGCTTCTTAGGTTCTCGGTGACTTCCATCACCGGTGGCACCGATGCCCAGGGTGAGGTAACGGTACGGCTAGAAGAAGGAGGCCAGGTGGTTATGGGGCAGGGGGCCGATTCAGACATCATCGTGGCCGCGGCCAAGGCCTATCTCAACGCCCTCAACCGCTTGGAGAGGCTAAAGAAGAAAAATGAACGCCAGGTCCAAGGAATGTGCCCAGCAAAAGTGTAGGAGGAAGCTATGCCCAGACCAATGACCATTGCCGAAAAGATTCTTGCCAGTCATGCGGGAAAAGAGTGGGTAGAACCGGGAGAACTCATCGAGGTAGATGTAGATTTGGCCTTGGGGAACGACATCACTGCTCCCATTGCCATCCGGGTTTTTCGGGAGACAGGGGTTCCCCGCGTTTTTGATCGGGAGAAAATTGCCTTGGTGGCTGATCATTTCGTCCCCAATAAAGATATCAAGAGTGCTGAACAGGCCAAAATGCTTCGGGATTTCGCTAAAGAGCAGGGGATTGTCCACCATTACGATGGGGGACAAATGGGCATCGAACACGTCCTTCTGCCGGAAAAAGGGCTGGTTCTTCCAGGCGACGTGGTCATCGGAGCCGACTCGCATACCTGTACCTACGGGGCCCTGGGGGCCTTTGCTACCGGGGTGGGATCCACCGATCTGGCCGCTACCTGGATCTCCGGGAAGACCTGGTTTAAGGTCCCAGAGACCATCCGTTTTGTTTACCACGGCCAAAGGAGGCCCTGGGTCACAGGGAAGGACCTTATTCTCCACACTATCGGTGACATTGGGGTAGATGGGGCCCTTTACAAGGTGATGGAATTTGCTGGAGAGGCCATCAGGAAACTACCCATGGCCGACCGCTTTTCCATGAGCAATATGGCTATTGAGGCCGGGGGTAAGGCCGGTCTCATCGAACCTGATCGAATCACCCTTAATTGGGTCCGTCGGCGGGCCAAAAGGGATTTTAGGGTCTTTAAAAGCGACAAGAAGGCCCGGTACCTGGAGGTAAGAGACTATGATGTTGCCCGAATTGAACCCCAGGTAGCCTTTCCCCACCTACCATCTAACACCAAGCCCATCTCTGAGGTGGGGCGAATAGACCTGGATCAGGTCTTCATCGGCTCCTGCACTAATGGACGTCTGGAAGACCTGGCCATTGCCGCCAAGATTCTTAAAGGCCGCCGGGTCAATTCCAACCTGAGGCTGATTATCATTCCGGCCACCCCCCATGTCTGGTCAGAGGCCTTAAGGCGTGGTTACTTGCGGGTTTTTATGGAGGCCGGTGCGGTTATCGGCCCTCCTACGTGTGGTCCATGTCTCGGAGGCCATATGGGAATCCTGGCCCGCGGCGAAAGGGCCCTGGCCACTACTAACCGCAACTTTGTCGGTCGGATGGGGCATCCTGAAAGCGAGGTCTATTTGGCCAGCCCCGCCGTAGCCGCGGCCAGTGCCGTTCTGGGCTATATAGCCAGCCCTGAGGAGCTAGGAATCAAAGAATAGGAGGAGAGAATGAAGTTTCGCGGGCGAGTCT from Thermosulfuriphilus ammonigenes encodes the following:
- a CDS encoding 2-isopropylmalate synthase; translated protein: MSERVYIFDTTLRDGEQSPGVSLNVEEKLRIAQQLERLKVDVIEAGFPVASPGDFEAVKRIADEVRGLEVAALARANQRDIDTAWEAIKRAASPRIHTFIATSDIHLKYKLRKSREEVLELAVSAVKHASSYTSNVEFSAEDATRSDLAFLAQVVEAVIEAGARVVNIPDTVGYTVPHEYERIISYLKEHVANIDRAIISVHCHNDLGLAVANSVAAIRAGARQIECTINGIGERAGNAAMEEIVMILRTRQDVFPYHTEINTRQIVPTSRLVSHLTGMVVQPNKAIVGANAFAHESGIHQDGVLKERSTYEIMSPEDVGWSKSAIVLGKHSGRHALKAKLEELGYHLADEELDRVFRRFKELADKKQEIFDEDIEAIVADEVFRLPDKYELKYLNVISGTTTIPTAMVEVSIEGQGTKRLAGFGVGPIDAAYNVLAQITGTASRLLRFSVTSITGGTDAQGEVTVRLEEGGQVVMGQGADSDIIVAAAKAYLNALNRLERLKKKNERQVQGMCPAKV
- the ilvN gene encoding acetolactate synthase small subunit, with the protein product MEKKHTLSVLVENTPGALSRITGLFSGRGFNIDSLCVAETLDPTLSHLTLVTHGDDMIIEQIIKQLRRLIDVYRVVDVTGEGEFVEREMALIKVRAEKDTRAEVLRMCDIFRCKVVDVSPKTYTLEVTGPESKLKAVIELLRPIGIKEIVRTGIIAMQREKKSL
- a CDS encoding YdcH family protein, giving the protein MIIDKDKELIAQWIDKDPELRKYYEEHQRLEEQIEEFVRRPYLTTEEEIEKKRLQKMKLAVKDKILEILEKYRKVGG
- the ilvB gene encoding biosynthetic-type acetolactate synthase large subunit; translation: MKMTGAKMIVEALKREGVEVIFGYPGGAIIDVYDELYKTPEIRHVLVRHEQGATHAADGYARASGKVGVAIVTSGPGATNTVTGIATAYMDSIPIVVLSGQVPTKLIGNDAFQEVDIVGITRPCTKHNFLVKDIRDLPRIMKEAFYIARSGRPGPVLVDLPKDIQQAKGEFDYPEEIRLRSYNPVYNPHPKQVERAYRLLEKSSRPIILVGGGVIHSGAHEAVKELAERLNLPVTMTLMGLGGFPGTHEQSLGMLGMHGTYYANMAVANSDLILAVGARFDDRVTGKVDAFAPMAKIIHIDIDPTSIQKNVKVDVPIVGDCRLAIEKLLEIVREVDRPVKVWKEQFKEWWEQIDLWRRRYPLSYKQEEGVIKPQFVIEKLYELTKGRAVITTEVGQNQMWTAQFYKFDEPRTLLSSGGLGTMGYGFPAAIGAQFARPDRLVVDVAGDGSIQMNIQELATAMEQRLPIKIVILNNGFLGMVRQWQELFYERRYSATAFQLVPDFVKLAEAYGATGMKITHPDDVEPALKKALEINSLVILDFIIAPEEGVFPMVPAGKATTEMILV
- the cobT gene encoding nicotinate-nucleotide--dimethylbenzimidazole phosphoribosyltransferase, with the protein product MSLLEKTIKSIEPVNSQLERKAQQHLDNLTKPRGSLGRLEEFARRYCSIIGDLDPPYPRKVICVFAGDHGVAEEGVSAFPKEVTFQMVRNFLSGGAGINVLARHVGAEVRVVDIGVDHDLSGLPGLILRKVAWGTANFTKGPAMTREQAIAAIEVGIEIAREMVASGFRLLGTGEMGIANTTPASAITAVLCSESPETVTGRGTGIDQKAWQKKVEVIRAGIALNQPDPTDPIDVLAKVGGFEIGGICGFILGAAAQGCPVVLDGFISSAGALVAYRLAPQVSQYLFAGHCSVEQGHRVQLSHMGLSPIIDLNLRLGEGTGAALAMGLIEAGLKIYKEMATFSGAGVSPGSEAEDMGP
- the pssA gene encoding CDP-diacylglycerol--serine O-phosphatidyltransferase, with the protein product MSVSRERHYRKGQEPPSRKGVFLLPSLFTTASLFSGFYALIAAINGDFLRAAVAVICAAIFDILDGRVARATHTVSRFGTEYDSLSDLVSFGVAPAILAFLWALKPYGRFGWLAAFLYVATTALRLARFNIQTGIDRRFFVGLPSPAAAGMVATSVLFSHYLGADGPVKHISVLAMIYLLSYLMVSNIRYYSFKTLGFLNQRPFYTLVAFVLIFIVVATEPQVTLFFLAAAYVLSGPLLFLSYLLRRRREESSAATS
- a CDS encoding bifunctional adenosylcobinamide kinase/adenosylcobinamide-phosphate guanylyltransferase gives rise to the protein MELTLVLGGLSSGKTALALSLAQRFIPPRVYIGTAEPIDQEMAQKIAQHRAERDESWQTVEAPLELGRALRESDKKEISLILVDGLGVWLGNLFAKKIDYQKYIIEFLDTLSFVETPLIIVSEEVGLGGISPSPEVRRWGEALGKLNQALAERAKRVALVVAGFPLWLKGGDYEPS
- the leuC gene encoding 3-isopropylmalate dehydratase large subunit, producing the protein MPRPMTIAEKILASHAGKEWVEPGELIEVDVDLALGNDITAPIAIRVFRETGVPRVFDREKIALVADHFVPNKDIKSAEQAKMLRDFAKEQGIVHHYDGGQMGIEHVLLPEKGLVLPGDVVIGADSHTCTYGALGAFATGVGSTDLAATWISGKTWFKVPETIRFVYHGQRRPWVTGKDLILHTIGDIGVDGALYKVMEFAGEAIRKLPMADRFSMSNMAIEAGGKAGLIEPDRITLNWVRRRAKRDFRVFKSDKKARYLEVRDYDVARIEPQVAFPHLPSNTKPISEVGRIDLDQVFIGSCTNGRLEDLAIAAKILKGRRVNSNLRLIIIPATPHVWSEALRRGYLRVFMEAGAVIGPPTCGPCLGGHMGILARGERALATTNRNFVGRMGHPESEVYLASPAVAAASAVLGYIASPEELGIKE
- a CDS encoding HU family DNA-binding protein produces the protein MNKAELVEKMAQLADVSKATAERSLNAFMEAVTEALKSGEKVTLVGFGTFMVAERAARTGRNPQTGEKIEIPARKVVKFKPGSKLTL
- the ilvC gene encoding ketol-acid reductoisomerase: MKIYYEQDADLSLLEGKKIAVLGFGSQGHAHAQNLRDSGLEVIVGQRPGSKNYERAVAAGFKPVSAAEACAAADVIVVLVPDQVQPILYEEAIRPNLKPGKMLMFAHGFNIHFGQIVPPEDIDVTMVAPKGPGHLVRREYERGAGVPALVAVYQDATGKALDRALAYAKGIGAARAGVIETTFQEETETDLFGEQCVLCGGVSALIKAGFETLVEAGYQPEIAYFECCHELKLIVDLIYEGGLAFMRYSISDTAEYGDLTRGPRVIGPAVKEEMKRILEEIRSGQFAREWILENQAQRPVMKALRRREAEHQLEEVGAKLRAMMPWLKK
- a CDS encoding phosphatidylserine decarboxylase family protein; translated protein: MFPATKINREGLPFVGGAFLTALGAWRLGRKRLALAASATGLFLAYFFRDPYRRPPEDPSFILAPADGRVIEITRAYEENFLKDYVFKVSIFMTVFDVHVNRAPVAGRVLSYIHRPGCFLAANKPKASQVNERAYLLLERDDGQRILTVQVAGLLARRIVRWVREGQSLEAGERFGMIRFGSRLDVYFPTRAQILVREKERVRAGKTPIAYLPIRD
- the cobS gene encoding adenosylcobinamide-GDP ribazoletransferase, which codes for MRSLLLALQFLTIFSLKKDLSPRSASEMAWSQAFFPLVGGLLGGILAATAWGASNLFPSSISAVLVLTLHFLLTRGLHVDGLADSADGLMGGSDRERVLKIMKDSRTGAMGVSSVVLMFLIKFAALEVIISRKIFWGIVAGPIIARVAPGVFSAILPYARSQGLAKEMVSQGRWSIALVALSLGVGALFLFLPLQELLLLFVATLLLWSLLIYYYWLRLGGVTGDLLGATIELTESLVWTIICCNLTR